AATGTGTCATAGACTTCCTTGACTCATTTGGACAAAAGTAGTCAAGCTTATTTTTAACTTCTGTTTTGCACTGTGCACCCTGTGATGACATTTGTATAAAGAGAAAACCATAGCATTTCAAAGaaagggtgaaaaaaaagaagagcagatGGCTGCATCTTCAAACAGGTCAGATAGTGAAGAGTTTTCCTCAACATTGCAATCCTGTGTTTGTCTGATGCACTTTGAAGACTTTGGAATAAAAGGCAGTTGTAGAATCATTCGTTTATGAAAATGGTGATCTCCAGCTACTGTAACTATTGCTGttctctgcctttgccttttgaAGGAAGAACAGCATGCTAATACGTCAGCTAACTATGATGTGGAGCTCCTCCATCACAAAGAGGCGCACGTTGACTTTTTGAAGAGTGGTAAGTAGAAACAGTCCTGGAAAAGTGGCTTCTCATCAGCTTTCTGAGAGTAAAGATTGTGAGCTTCTAACTGAAGTGTGTTTCACATGTAATCAGCAAGTCCTTCAGTTGTTTCTTGCAGATACAGTGTTGCGTGTATTCAGGATGTTTGTGGGGACTAGGGGGCACGTTAAGTTCCTACTGAGATCTGAAAAGATTAGAGAGCAGATGTGCAATGCTTTTACAGGAGAAAGCATCTGATACGATTGTGTGGAAAATTACTCCTTGTGCAGTTTTTGATCTATGTTGCTTGCATCTCATAGGCCTGTTTATGGCAGCAGTTGCTTTAGAAAAGGTAGTTGATACTTGGCTTTTGAGCTTTTGTGTTGTGTTTGAAATACTTAGTATCCTTCTCGTGAACTTGTAATTATGTAGTATTTCTCTGGAGTATATATTTAATGGCTGAGGTTAGGAATTGTACCAGTGGGCCTTGTGGAAAACTATTTTGGTCAACAAACAGTGCTTGATGTAAAATTTTATGTCTATAATTAAATATTGGGAAAAAATAGGATGTTTCAGTAATGAATCCAGAGTCACCTGCGCTGTGTTACTGTGTTGAAAGCATAAAGCTTTACTGCAGGAGCTCAGAAATAGTCCTCTATGACCTTTTGGCTCAAGGAATAAATCTGCCAGTTAAAGCCAAAAATGAGCTCTAACTGCAATtcctcttaattttttttttcccatcggAACCTTGAGAGGGAAAAGTCCTTAGATCCTGTGCATTTTGGTTTATTAGTATTAAAACAATTCTTGTAGCTGTTAATAGCACTGATACTAGTAAAGTAGAAATTCAGTTACATTTCTGTGAAATGTTGCTACAGAATTTTTAGATTCACTTTTGGATTGAGTCTGATACAGCTAAGGCATTTGAGATGAAAAATACTGCCTGTGATAGATAAAATATAGATAGAATTTTCTGCTTGTTGAATTGTGCCTTTGGAACATACTCTGGAGCTGCACTATTTGGTTTGCTGAATTGGTTTCTAAAATATGCAACAGCTGATGACCTCTTTGCTCAAGGTAACTTGGTAAAAATTAGGTAGTTTTGCTTATGGTCATATCAGAAGtatttttaaattttaaaaagTTTAGAATTCTACACTGTAATAGAGGAAATACGGTTGATCACCCTAGTTTTTTACTTTTTATGGCAGGTGATAATCATACAGGTGGCAACAGCAGAGAAGGCACATTTAAAGAAACTGTGACATTGAAATGGTGTACTCCTCGAACAAATAGTGTGGGTAGGTAAAATAAGATCTTCTGGAGCTGGTGCTCCAACCTTTCTGGAACACTGTTCTCTCTGTACACTGATAATCTGAAAAAGGAGGTAATTTGCTTCTTGTTAATGCTGTGTTTTGCCTTTTTGCTCTGCAAACCTTGCTGCTGACTGTACCATATTTCACTAATAGTCATAAAATGCTCTACTGATCTTGGCCActcagtggttttttttaagaagtGAGGGTAACAATGATTTTCTTGGTGGCTtttttcagtctcctcttaagTATCATGAACCTGTTCATTGACTCCCATGACCAGTAATCATTTATCTTTCCAGCAGGGTCAAGTACATCTTGCCTCTTTGACAGTGGTGTTATTTTAACATAGCAGCTTTGAAGCTTTGCATCTTTTTTGAGTTTAGTTCTGGTTTCAGAGGTGAGAAGTCAAAGTACTGTCTTAATGTACTTACATTGTCAAGttaaaaatcttcacaaggagaTTAAACGTATGCAATATTATCCATAGAGTAGACTCTTGATATTAACTTTCAGTTCTGAGTAAGGGAGAGATCTCTATTCCAATAGAAGCAAGGGAAGTTTTCGGGTAGCATAGGAGCCCCCTGGCCATTCAGCTCATGTACTTTATAGACTATCAGCAAGACCTGTTGACTATTTGGGCCAGCAGGTCAAAAATCTCTAGGTAAGAGAAGTAAGAGGAGGCTGATCCAGTAAAATAATTTAAGAGGTGAGCTGGAGGTTCTGCTGGAAATAGGGCTTGGATATTGCATTAGGATCTCAGAGTTGAAGGTACTGGAATGGTTgcaaggagatggtggaaggAGCAGACTTGATTGAGAAACAGCTGGATCTCATTGTGCTGATTTTTAGAGTAGcctgttcctcctcctcctgtaaggtgatttttttttatttttttttctgtatgtgGAATGACACTCgattttctacttttttttttttcagaattgCATTATTGCACTGGAGCATACAGAATTTCACCAGTAGATGTAAATAGCCGACCTTCCTCATGCCTTACTAACTTTCTTCTTAATGGTAAATTTGTCTTTGGCTAATTATTTAATGCTTAAGTCGTTAATATTGTGAACAGAGCATTTACCACACTTTTAGTTTGTACAGCAGTTAATGTCTACTGCAAAACACTCAAGTTTTTTCAAACACATCAAATAAGAGAAGAAAAGTGTTAAATGTACTCAAAGGCAATTAGAACATATTTTGGAACTTGAAGATGGGACAAAAGGAGCAGGTGTCAAATTCTGAAAGTTCCTTTCTGGATCCAAATGTAGAATACTTTTCATGCTGTTTAATAGGCAACTCCACTTTCAGTAGATGACAGTGCACTCAGTCACAGTGCTTGTCTGACTATGGCAAGGTATTAGCAAATTTACATCTATGCCTTATTTCTAGCAGATGCTGGGCAGCCTCAAACTGTTTACCAGATTATGGCCAACTAAGTGTGTTGGTCAGTTGAAGCAAACATAACTGTGTGTGCTGGAATTGGTCCAGAAGTAGGTTATATTTGGTTACTATTTTTGCCTGTCTGCAAGATCTCGACCCTTGCCATGAAAACTTTGCTGCAAGAAGTTACCATTTAAATATATGTGAAAAATGTAAGACAAAATTGTTCATGCTGAACAAATGATAGTAGACAATGTTAATTAAATGTGAGTGGTTTATGGTTTAAAACAAAATTGTATTACACACATTCTTTGTATGGTTTATATGGATGGTTTATCTTCAGGTCCTTTGAATATCTAAATGCATGTGTGGCAGTTGTATTAAACACTATGTTTTCGTGTGTTTTTTCTCTAAAGATTCTGTACTGACAAAGTACTTAGGTTAATAAAAATGGTTGGAACCAAAATTAATAGCTAATTTCAAGTAACCACTCTTCTGATCTCAGTTTTGCTTCCTCATAACAGATAACTTGTTTCAAGAATGCACCCTTTGATACTTAGCGTATTTTACTATGAACAGCAGTATTATTTCATTGCCTGAAAAAGGTATCCATTTGAAGCATTAATGAGTAACCTCAACTGATACCTTTGTGCTCCAGTAGACTATTTGGTTACTTTTAAAAAGTTGTATTTGAGAGAAATTCTGTAGTAGGGCCAAGTAAATTTAGCATCCAAAGGAATTTGTGTTAATTAAAAATAGCAAATAATCTGTAATCATAAGAAAAATAACTCTTACACAACGCATAATTTTAATGTCttacaaatatatatttttccTAAGAAGAATATcctacagagagagtgattgatcCAGGAGAGAGGCTTTTGATCTTCCTGTGCAAAGAGCATGAAACACTGCTCTGTGTAAAGACATGGAGAAAATGCCCAAAGGAGAGATAGATGAAAGCACAGCTTTAATGGATCCAGAGCCTTACAGGCTAGGTACAAACCTGTATTGTGTACCAGTAGTTTGTAAGTACAATTGCAGCACACTAACAAAAGCAAACTTGTCTCCAACAGGTCGTTCTGTTCTGTTGGAGCAGCCTCGCAAATCTGGATCTAAAGTCATTAGTCATATGCTCAGCAGCCATGGAGGAGAAATTTTTCTGCATGTATTAAGCAGCTCAAGATCAATTCTAGAAGATCCCCCATCAATTAGTGAAGGATGTGGTGGAAGAGTCACTGACTACCGGATTACAGTAAGAGTCTTCTCTTTGGCTTTACTTCTTGAAGTTGGTGCTTATCTCAGGTGAGATAGGAGCATGCTGCCATAGATGTCAAGGAAATGTTGgtgccttctctggagaggaCTGCATAGTCAGGCtgtctttgttttgtgttgctGACACATTTAGTACCAAGTAGTACATCTACTATTGCTTCATAGACTCCTTTCTGTGTCGAGGAAGTGACTCCTTGTGCACTACAAGTATTTAAAATTTATTCTGATTCTAGAATTAGTTTTGACATTTCTTTTTGCTGCTCGTTGCTATAAGGATGAGTGGCTAGTTGTACAACAAATAGATTAGGGTCCTAAATATGGAGCAATCAGTTAGTGTTCACTTTTTCAGTTGTTCTCAGCACGTGGTTTCTGCCTGTTGTAAACAAGCAGAATTGGCTTCCAGAGGAAAGTAACAGAACTCTTATCATATGTCAAACACCTGGCAGATCCAGAAGGCGTTATCGTCAAAAACCTGTGCATCgatttttaacctttttttgtACAGCTACTTTTGTGTTCACCTCTAATGTATATCTGAAAGCTAGGAGCAGGGCTCTGGTTGTTAAATTTGTCAGTGCAGGTGGTACTAAAGTGTAGTAGTAAGCAAGACTGTGCTGTTCTGCCCATTCAGTGAAAGTTAATTTGTTAGAGAAATGCCTAATTGTGTCTTGTTTGGTTATCATTAGGATTTTGGTGAATTTATGAGGGAAAACAGATTAACTCCTTTTCTAGAGCCCAGATATAAGCTTGATGGAAGTCTTGAAATTCCTTTGGAACGTGCTAAAGATCAGTTAGAAAAACATACTCGTTACTGGCCTATGATTATTTCTCAGACTACTATCTTCAACATGCAAGCTGTAAGTAACACGGGGTTTGTAATCTTCCATTTAAGTTTCATCTTGCTGCTTGATGAAATAGACTATTTTATTGTAGATAGCTTGCTACAAAATCAGTTTATTTTCACTTAAGTGAAATTCACATGCTGTTTAATGCCAATAGATTAATGGAATGCCAGCTAAATAGAGTTGGAATTATTGAACCTGACAACTACAGTACTGCTGCGTAAAGAAAACGTGAATCAAATGCAAATTTACCTATAGCTGCTCAGAGTTACTACTGGTTTGAGAATAAGAGGGGATGTTTTTTCTGTATGTTGTTCCATTGCCTGAATGACAGAGCCCAGAGTTGTGATCAGTGGTGCAGGGTTTAATTGGAGGTCTGTATCTAATGGTGTTGCCCACAGGTCATTACTGAGCTCAGTCATGGTAAATATCTTCATCAACAATTCAGATGATGGGACAGTGTCCTCAACAAGTTTGCTGAGGGaccaaagtgggggggagtggctGGCATGCTGTCAGGCTGTACTGCCATCCAGTGACacgtggacaggctggagagctgggcagagagaatTTCATGAAGTGCTGCAGGGGCAAGTATAGAGTCCAGCCCCTGAGGAGTGTTAAATTCCTGCATTGGTACAGGTGAGGGTTTgacctgatggaaagcagctctgtggagagtgACCTGGGGAGTATTGGTGGACAGGAAGTTcctcaggagccagcaatgtgcccttgtgtccAAAACCACTAATGGTCTCGTGGGGTgcacaaaggaaaacatggctAGGAGGTTGTGGGAGATctttctctgccttggtgaggccacatttggagtattgtgtccagttctgggcttcccagttcaagagggacaaggaactactggagagtccAGTGGATGGCCTCAAAAATGAGGAGACTGAAAATTttttcttatgaggagaggctaagagagctgaggctgggggagagcatcctgaggggatctcatcaatgctgatcaatacatAAAGAGTGACTATCAAGAGAATGGGGCTGGATTCTTTTGAGTTGtgcctagtgataggacaaggggcagtgagcacaaactgCAACATAGCAGCTTTCACTGAACATGAGGGAAAAACtcttcctgtgagggtgctggagccctggagcaggctgcatttagtctgcagactttcaaaacccagctggatgcattcctgtgcaacctgatgtagGTGGACTTGTGTTAGCAGGAGGACTGGACTAGgtggtctccagaggttccttccaacccctaccgttctgtgattctgtgcctctccTGCAACATACCCATGTTCTACTTGTTGGTGACTTTCTTGTCACAGGTGGTGCCCTTGGCCAGTGTGATTGTAAAGGAAGCAATGACTGACGAAGATGTTCTGAACTGTCAAAAAACAATATACAATTTGGTAGACATGGAGAGGAAAAATGATCCCCTGCCCATTTCAACAGTTGGTACAAGAGGAAAGGGCCCCAAAAGGTGACATGCATATCTCCTTTTGTAGAGGGTGGACTTCATTCAGAAATAGTCTTTTGACATTGTGTTTTAAGATTTGATCAGAGGCAGCGTGTAGCAAACTAAACGCTGGGAATGTTTTGCCTCCACATTCAGGGCTATTGCAGCACCGATATTGCTGTGTTAGGGAAAAATACATTTGGTTTATTGGCTTATTGCTGAAGGGTTGAGAGCATGCTAAAACCTATGAAAACAAAGGTCGTCATTGGGAAGGGCAAGAGATTGATACAGTGCTGTGAAATTGGGCTCTATTAGAAAAGTCAAATCCTTTTGAAACAGTTAAGATATGGGCTACTCCTTCTAAACAGTATGTCCTGGTATCTCTCACTCATTGCATCGTACTTCCAAGAATTGTCTAAGGAGAAATTCTGCTATGGATTTCCCATGTGAGAGGAGGTTTTCAGTAGTCTGGTGCAGCTCTTcctaatttttatttttagtcCAGAGAATTATATAGCGAATAATTTGCGTGTCAGTACATGAGTGACTCTCTGCATACCCTGGCACTGTGGTTGGCAAACAGTCAAGAGGACTTAGAATGCCTTTTGACAGTGAGATCTTGTAGAAGTTTAAGAATTTCATTTCAGAGGGCATAGTTTATTTGGATGAAAACTTAATTCTGATTCTTAATTGGGAAATGATACATGTGGTATGCCTCCAGGTTTCAAGGGTGTGGTAATCTCAGGTGGATAGACCTCTAGTACAAGAGCACTGGAGCATTTTGcctttgggttttctttgtttcttggtCTGTTTTTTAACCTTAATTTACTCAGTGGTTTAATGCTGTGGGTGCATAGTAACTGTTTTCTGGCTCCGTTCAGGGATGAGCAGTACCGGATTATGTGGAATGAACTGGAGACCCTTGTGCGAGCACACATAAACAACTCTGACAAACACCATCGTGTCTTGGAGTGCTTGATGGCCTGCAGAAGCAAAcctcctgaggaagaggagcgcAAGAAACGTGGTagaaagagagaagacaaaGAAGACAAGTCGGAGAAATTGGGCAAAGACTATGAGTCAGATAAGCCATGGCAAGAATCAGAAAGGTAAATTTTTTGAAGTGAAATAAAGTTAGAGCATAACTTTTATCTGGCCCCACTTCTAAAGGATGGGAGACTGTGGTGAAACACTTGTGGGTTTCAATTTGGTCTTGGCCTACTGTTACAGAGCGTGGATCCCGAGGATTTTTGGATCAGACACCGTAACCAAACTTGGGAAATTCCATCTTACTGTGGTGCAGTTAACATATTTTACAAGCAGTCTGGTTCTTGGACAAACCACTTAGGGCTTTGCAACTTGGAGTTGTCCTGTTGGCTTTTATCATAACAGCAGCACCTGCTAGACACAACTGCTTTTTACAAGTATAAAGTATGACTGAAAACTTGAGACAAGCAGCTATTTTCTCTCAAGCTGTAGATAGTTTAGTGTTCAGATAGATAATCTTTTTGGTTCAACTAACCCTTTGGTCATGATTGATTGTCTGTAATTCTTGTTGTTCCTGTAGCTTGTCCAAGTGCTAAGCATCTTTCAAGTCTCTTCTCTCCTGTCTTTCAAACTACCGAGGAGATCAAGACATGTTTGTGGTGCTAAGCTTAATTTGCACGTTTTGTGTGTGCTCTGATCATTTAGGCTAGAGGGGGCCTTTTTGGCTGCGTAATTGTCATCTAGCTTGATGACGTTTCATGCCTTCATGTGTATGACCAAATCCATTCCCACAACTGCTTGTTCTTGCACATGTGAGACAAAAATGGGGGTTGAAATAAAAGGAACTTGATACAGAATAGGTCTGAATTCGCAGAAAAAATATAGTAGGAAATAGTGTGGCATTTTTCTAGATTAATCGTCACATAGTCTTCAAAACTGAGAATGTTCATCTGTCACAACCTCAACACGCATACTGTTAAGTGAAATTATATTTTAAGGTTTTTCCCTTAAGGCTTTATCCAGAGGATTGCTTGCCTAGTCTCCTCTATTGCATTTTCCACCCATTTCAAGGGTCCAGAAGAAGTGTTCTTATCATACAGGTTGTGTACAACTTTGAGGAGTACAGGATGATGTCAAGAATCATGTGCTGCCCTAGCATATTTTgcttctctgttttccttcacTCTCAAAAAGATTGAAAGGTCTTTTGGATCGTGAAAAAGAAGACCTAGCAGAAGCTGAAGTTATCAAAGATTCCCCTGATTCTCCTGAGCCACCCAATAAAAAGCCACTTATTACAATGGATGAAGTACCCACAGTTGAAAAGGCAAAAGGTAAGACAGAAGAATTAGTGTAGAGCATCATGTCTTATAAAGAGAAGTTGTCTTATCAGTCTGTATTTTCTGAAGTAATGGGATGAATCTTCTTGGAGTTAGCTATCTTAGTGAGGGTAGTCTTTAATTAAACTCACATTGTTGAGAAATCTTCTCCTAGTTAACTTTAACAGGTCGATGTAAAAAGAGATACCAAGATACTGTTTGGGTTTGCTGGCATACACTTGGGGTGACAGAAGCAAGTTGGACAAATTTCTGCTGGTGCTACTTGAGCTACTGTGTGTCAGAAATACTAAGGTCAGGCAGCAGAAATCACTATCTCCTGACTAATAGCCATGAGGCTAAGCAGTATAGTTGTCAGACTGGGCAGTTCTCAATGACTTCTCTTCCTTGGAGTGAGCTATTACGTGCCACAATGATTGAGCTCATGTCCAGATTCTGCATTTAAAGCAAAATCAATCTGATGTGAAGCAACTAGTGAGCTATTACTGCTTTGCCTTCATGTAGCCTCTATTATGAGGTTGTCTAAAATTAGTGGGTTTAATATGTTGTGCTACCACGGGCTGTAATTTCATTTAAGCCTTTTAAATGATGCAATGCTGAAGAATTTGGAAACCCATTAGACTCTTTCTACTTGCAATTTTAGGGCCAATGTCCTTACTATCTTTGTGGAGCAGCAGAATTAATACTGCTAACTCTAGGAAACACCAGGAATTTATTGGCCGTTTGAACTCTGTCAACAATAAAGCTGAGCTGTATCAACatctgaaagaagaaaatgggTTTGTATCAGTAAATTCACCACTGCAGTCATCTTAGTAGTCAATATGCAGGATGGAGGAATATTTCAGTTACAGCATTAAAAAGACTCCTTTGAgattaaaatacagaaatgcaTTCCTTTGTGTCCTCGTATTGATGGAGAACTACAGCTTTGCAGTTTGCATCTGCACTAAGCAAGGCTGACTGCTGATGCATTCCTTGTGCCATGGTGATCTCACCTTTGTAGCAAAACTCTTAAACTTCACAGGTAGCTAAATTTAGAGTTCTTTGGCAGCCTGTTGCATGCTTTAGCTCCCAAAGAAAAGAGTATTAATAATGTTTTTGAGTGCCTGAATCTTGTGCTATACTGTTATGAAATTGATGGTAGCCCGTGTCCTGCCAAAAACCAgtggaaaaccaaaccaacctgtGTAAGAAAAAGACCGTATTAAGTCGTGAAAGCTCAGATCTTTATAGCTAGATTCTCTGTAGTCTCACGATTATAGGCTGTTGTCTTTTGCTGGGGCTAACGACGGATAGCATTTTGTTTATTTGCAGAAGCCTTTGCTGGTTGCTGCTTGAGATACTGAGAGGAGATAAGacgctggggcagggagggacaggatggTTAGTGAAGTAAGGAAATGCTCAAacctttgttttggtttggtgggatttttttggttCTTAATCTGTTGGTTTGTTTCCAAAGCCAAGCCTGACCAGTTGCCGTCTTGCGTTTCAGCATGGAAgcatcagaaaatggaaaagcagGCCGGCAGTGAGGACTTTGCCCGTGGGCAGAGTGCGGCCAATCCGCAGGAGTGCTGCGTGCTGGAACGGATGTGGGTACTGCTTCAGTACGGTTGTGTAGCTCTCTTTTGGTTGGCCTTCACATTTCGCTTAGTTTTTGCTATGAAATATTACGCCCACATATCACATTAAAAGCAGTACGCAAACGGAGCTCTCCTGGAGTGTTTTGCAAATTGCTTTTAGGATGAAGGAAACCTGTGCTGCCATGGACTAGTTCCTCAGAAGTGCTTGCAGAGTTTAAAGTCCTTTCTCATAAGTAACATTTTCACTATTTCAGAATCAGTGGtgactgtttaaaaaaaaaaaatcaagtaatTGATAATTAATGGATAATATTGTTCATTTTGATTAATCAGTATTTTTATTGAAATGAAACTTCTTCAGGAGTCCACAGTTATGGAAAAGGCCACACACCAAGTACATCTGGCCACTGAGCTGAGAAAATGCCAGCCTTGGCTTTCACGTAAGGGGTGGGAACGTGAGTGGTTTTACAGGTAAAGGACTTTTAAAATGGATTAGAAATGTGCTTTAGAAATCAAAGCCTTTCAGACTGTGCTGGAGTTAAGCCTTTGTCagcaaaagtaaaataaaatgtttggctatcattaaattattttttaaattttaccTTTTAAGATACCT
The sequence above is drawn from the Pogoniulus pusillus isolate bPogPus1 chromosome 15, bPogPus1.pri, whole genome shotgun sequence genome and encodes:
- the INTS13 gene encoding integrator complex subunit 13 — encoded protein: MRIFSESHKTVFVVDHCPYMAESCRQHVEFDMLVKNRTQGIIPLAPISKSLWTCSVESSMEYCRIMYDIFPFKKLVNFIVSDSGAHVLNSWTQEDQNLQELMAALAAVGPPNPRADPECCSILHGLVAAVEALCKITEYQHEARTMLMENAERVGNRGRIICITNAKSDSHVRMLEDCVQETIHEHNKLAANSDHLMQIQKCELVLIHTYPVGEESLVSDRPKKELSPVLTSEVHSVRAGRHLATKLNVLVQQHFDLASTTITNIPMKEEQHANTSANYDVELLHHKEAHVDFLKSGDNHTGGNSREGTFKETVTLKWCTPRTNSVELHYCTGAYRISPVDVNSRPSSCLTNFLLNGRSVLLEQPRKSGSKVISHMLSSHGGEIFLHVLSSSRSILEDPPSISEGCGGRVTDYRITDFGEFMRENRLTPFLEPRYKLDGSLEIPLERAKDQLEKHTRYWPMIISQTTIFNMQAVVPLASVIVKEAMTDEDVLNCQKTIYNLVDMERKNDPLPISTVGTRGKGPKRDEQYRIMWNELETLVRAHINNSDKHHRVLECLMACRSKPPEEEERKKRGRKREDKEDKSEKLGKDYESDKPWQESERLKGLLDREKEDLAEAEVIKDSPDSPEPPNKKPLITMDEVPTVEKAKGPMSLLSLWSSRINTANSRKHQEFIGRLNSVNNKAELYQHLKEENGMEASENGKAGRQ